taccttcaaacttagtgcctctttgcttgacatcatgggaaaatcaaaagaaatcagccaagacctcggaaaaaaaattggagacctccacaagtctggttcatccctgggagcaatttccaaatgcctgaaggtaccacgttcatctgtacaaacaatagtatgcaagtataaacaccaccgctcaggaaggagacgccttccatctcctagagatgaacgtactttggtgcaaaaagtgcaaatcaatcccagaacaacagcaaaggacattgtgtagatgctggaggaaaccagtacaaaagtacctatatccacaacaaaacgagtcctatatcgacataacttgaaaggccactcagcaaagaagaagctactgctccaaaaccgccataaaaaagccagactacggtttgcaactgcacatggggacaaagatcgtactttttagagaaatgtcctctggtcttatgaaacaaaaatagaactgtttggccataatgaccatcgttatgtttggaggaaaaagggggaagcttgcaagccgaagaacaccatctcaaccgtgaagcacgggggtggcaacctcatgttatgggggtgctttgctgcaggagggactggtgcacatcacaaaatagatggcatcatgaggaaggggaaagctatgtggatatattgaagcaacatctcaagacatcagtcaggaagttaaagcttggtcaaaaatgggtcttccaaatggacaatgaccccaagcatacttccaaagttgtggaaaaatggtttaaggacaacagagtcaaggtattggagtggccatcacaaagccctgacctcaatcccatagaatatttgtgggcagaactgaaaaagtgtgtgcgagcaaggaggcctacaaacctgactcagttacaccagctctgtcaggcagaatggccaaaattcacccaacttattgtgggaagcttgtggaaggctacccgaaacgtttgacccaagttaaacaatttaaattcaatgctaccaaatactaattgagtgtatgtaaacttctgacccactgggaatgtgatgaaagaaataaaagctgaaagaaatcattctctactattattctgacatttcacattctttaaaataaagtggtgatcctaactgacgtaagacagggaattcttactaggattaaatgtcaggaattgtgaaaaactgagtttaaatgtagttggctaaggtgtatgtaaacttccgacttcaactgtatctcagataggggggagtgaggcctaagagggttttataaataagcatcaaccagtgggacttgcgacaggtatacagagatgaccagtttacagaggagtatagagtgcagtgatgtgtcctgtaaggagcattggtggagcACTATGTATCATGTCACATCAGATGTCTCGATCTAGAGTTTGGAATTCCAATCAAAGATATCGATGAAGAGTCTAGGAACTCTATGGCTATTGAACTTTCCTGGAATAACTTAGAAGCAACCTAAGACACTGGCATTAACAAATATCCTTATTTAAGCCTATATACTCCCAGCAGGAGTTTATCAAAATGCTTTACTTTCTGAGGCAATGtgttcctctgacacattgataTAATTATTATTGAGTACACACTTGGCTAGGTCAAGGTCctataaatgtattattattattattttttacagtcTATGAATTTAGCAGTACCCCCCTCTTATTAAAAAGAATACCCAGGtggcacataacgttctgagaaccatatgtttcttagagcatGGTTGTTCTATGGtaattttgcatacaaccttcccataaTTTTATAGGCACAAGATACCCGGCTAGCACATtacattctgagaaccatatgtttcttaagtgggaatttcagtacttcagcattaCTTTTTCTGCACGTTtactcatggttctatttaaagaaAACGtttcataaaaaccacaagaaaacagtAAAGTCCAAAGAATATTCTAAGaattttatttaaaaacatgTACATTCTGTTCTCAGCTCCAACAAAACTCTCTATCCTCtgtcttgttaagtgtgttcaggtgtgttagcCGAGCACACTAATTGGcgacacctgatcttaatgagttcTTGTTTCCTTTTAAATGGGGTCTGTTAAAATACACATaccatgctagctccatcctggtggtgctgtggactaattccatggatagagaacagaagatcataggtttgagcctcaatttaaaaacattttttttgcatgattaatgcctaagcaaaatAATTTCCATGTGTcatatctgtgcttggagttcaaaacagttaacccaaactgagctagcagtgttattaaaagtcttattaaaacattcagtgaaagttaaGGAAGTTGTTCtaaaacctccaaataacctatCATTTCCAGCCTCAGAActttaataaaacctcccaggaaaactttcagaaaaccatagaaaaacaTTGTAAGAACCCGCCTGCAACCTAAATATGAATGTTCTCAGAACAAGCTAaatgttcacttctgttctcagaacgtttaaaacctttcagttttaccggtcaggaaacgtatgacttcgttcccagaaccaatgtgaaaccaaacacttacattcccacaacttccaaggaaccaaatgtgctagcttgGTAGTGTCCTGATTGAAATGTCACTAATCATACCTGTTTAAGACCAGCACTGTTGCGTATATTTATGTCTAAAGTACTGTTGAGTTCGCTAGTCAGGAGCCTGTGCTGCTAATAAATAGAGTTGAAAAAATCTAGGAAAATGAAAAAGCAGACCATTTCTATGCCTTTACATAGATTTTCTTATAAATGTTGCCTTTTATGGCTATGAAAGAAGCCGCTCCCTTTTTCATGACGCACGTCCTACTTTCAACCTAATTGGACAATAATCTATCCAATCACATTCCACGTTGTACAGCGGGCGCTGAATTTTGAAACCCAAAATGGCTACTGAGGCTGCTCAAGCGTAAGTTCCCTAAGCATTTTTATCAAATTGAATAATCGTATGCGATGTATTTCAACCCTATTCCGTAATATCATGCCTTTCGTCAAATTATGAATCGCGATTCAAGGGCTTCTTATACTAGCCTAGTTAATTATAAATCCCtaaaaataactgtcaatatgaTGTGAGTGGCGAGACAAGCCAGCTAgctgctaacgttaactagctttTCTTAGTTTGACTCTGATCCATCGTTTTCAGGTTGCTTGAAAGATGCGACCATGTACATTTGGATTTGTACGATGGGGCAGAGCGTCAGGAGGGTGGGGAAGCGGAGTTGATGGTGCCCTACCTAACTGTGAGTAGGTTAACACCTCACCTACTTTAGACACTCTGAAATGCTTGGCCAAAAAACTCGTCAAAATGTTGGAGATGGTCCAAGAAAAATATATGCATTGCATTAATTACATTTATAAGTACTATCTGTGTTGTTCAGGAGAGTCGTAGCAAACAGAAGATTTTGGGCAGACAGTTGTTTGTGCTTGATGACATGATGCAGCTTCTGGAGAGACTGGAGACAACTGACGAGCTGTTAAATGAACCCTGCCCCCCTGTCCCCggtaacacacagatacacatccAACACATAATCGGTGATAATGCCACTCAAGATATCCTTACTTCCATGGCCTCTTAGTACCACTTAATAGTACTCCGAGGGGTCAGGCCTATCACTTTTGTAAATGACTGGTTTTCTGTGTACAGGCAACGAGGCTCACAGCCGCTGGAAGGTCCTGAAGAGTGAATATAAAGAGGGAGTCCAGGAGGTGGAGGCACTCATTAGCACCTTACAGGACAGGATGGACAAACTGCACCACAAACGGGACAGACTGACAAACCTGGTCACAGCACTAGAAAATAAGGTATACACGCACTCATGATGCACACTCACGGACACACACACTTTAGCCTGTACGGTGACTTTCCACGTTTTAAAAAAAGAGAGCAATGGTCCTCTCACAATTTGCAGACTTTCGATGGACATGGTCTTTCGTATGGTTACTTTGTATCAGTCCTGTGCCATGTTTTGGATATGTAATGTCTTTCCACATCTCTCCCCTAGAAAGATCTCAGCCTGCAGATGGGGGAGTCTCTCCAGACGGCCTACAATGCCTTGCGTGTGTGTGAGGGGCAGCTGGCCCAGCTAAGGATGGAGACAGACGCCACACTGGACCGCTCGGCTGACTGGCAGCACCTGAGAGACGCGTGAGTGACAAGCAGCTCTATCCACCAATCATACATCCTTGCAGAGACGTGTCCTATTTGTACTCTCCCACCTCCACTAATTTGCCCTGACTTTAGTCTTGAGCTACCACACTTCCATATTGTTCACTCCGGTATTAGAGCTCTCATTCAATGTCCCATTTCATAATGAATGTGAGAAAGACAAAAATGTAGGTTTTTCCCATTCTAAAATCAACCCAGAACCCCTAACCTAGTCCCTTGGTAATTCCAAACGAGGGTGGGCACCTGACTGCCCTGCTCCAGTCCATACTCACCTCTGTCTCCTGTCCCCAGCCTGCAGGGCTATGTGGAGGAGACACAGGGGGTGATGCAGTGTAGGCTGCTGTCGGTGGGGTCCTCAGAGCTGTGTGTGGAACTGAGGCCCCGCTCCTGTGGGTCCTCCTCTGGCCAGCTGGAGCCCCTCAGACTGACTGTCACTTGGAGCCCTGATGACCACTTCCACCTCCAGGTAAACAACACAGCTGACCTCCGACCTGGGTGCTGTTCATTAGGAACCAAACAAAATGGAGAGGGACCGTCCTGAATTTATCCAATACAAACTCTTGTTttagttgcaaaacgttttcAGTTTCGGGTAATcggtttccgttgcaaaacattttgctacggcGTGTGACAAATGAATACACTCCTGGTTCGGTTTCTGGTCCTTACACATATTTTCCAAAGCTCCTGGTCCGGTTCTATCCTAGTTCCTACACCTCTTCTCCTTAGCTCCCCCTGAGCCCATTTGCATCCCTTGTGTCCTAGATGGGAATCATTGTTAGATTTAGCCAAGTAAGATATGTCTACATTTATTTCTCTGTTTTTGGCACCTATtgagaaaataacatttttttgcCACCATTAGTCACAACCCCCactttgtccctctctccctccctctaggtgTATCAGGGTACTGCAGGGCTGTTAGAGGTGTCAATGAAGGGTTGCCTTTCTCATCTCAGTGCTGCCTTGCTGGAGGTCATGCAGTGCTACACCAGCCAGGGAGAGATGCTGGCTGAGATCCAGGCCCTGCattccaggtacacacacacacacagtgcctacAAAGATCAGTCAGTGATGATTGAAGCGAGACCCTTGATGTTCAATGATAAAGTGGAGTGATGTTTCTTTCTGAGACTGAATCCTGTTGCTGTTTGAATGGCCTTACCACATGATCTGAAGCATTAAAAGCAGCCGTCTGACTATCCCACTGCCTCTTCTCTTGGTGAGGGAtcattgagacacacacacttacaaaaaGCAATGTAAAACAGTTGTATACAGTTGATCAGATCAACACACTCAAACGGAGCAATTTCTGCAAACTAAAACGTGGAGTAGCACTAAACAACCATAACTTGCTCAGCTACGAACCCATCAACGATTGTTTTTAATGACCCCCGACAGAATATCTTCAGTATTCTGAACTACTCAGTTCTACTGAAGGTGAGTAGGAGTTGCCGGCAAATATTGAGTACCTTTCTCATGCATTCTCAATCACACTGGAACACTTTACGTTCATAATATTGCTTATACTTCAACACTTCTAAGCAAGAATTAGTCTGAGTTTATTCGTATCTGTGGACATTTTCATATTCCAAACACAATGACACATGATGACGTTTTCATTCTTAAACACCTGTGTTTGACATGGAGAGTATTTCTCCTGTGTGTAGGTTTGCTATAGACTGGCGTCCAGGCCAGAGACTGCTGGTGTTCCTGAAGACTGCCTCTAGTGTGTGTAACCTGGGGGTAGAGGAGGGCTACCCCTCCAGAGGCACAGCTACACTCATCTCTGTACGCAGGGATGGAGAACTGGTCGACAACGCTGTCCTACAGGTAAAACATTCATCGCCATGACCTGTTTATTGATGTATTGAGGCCCATTTGAGTCCCATTGAAATGGTATTAGCAAACACCTTTTTTGCGAAGATGGAGCACTGCCCTTGCCCTTCAAGTTATTATCTACCCTTAAACATGAATTATTTGGTTCTTGCAGTTATTATTTACCCTCTGGGGTCAGTATTTGTTTGGAGATCCCCTTAATATTTGAAATCCACAGCTACAAATAACCATGTAAGTGATATTGATTTGTGCATTCCGTTACAATGTGAGACATGTTGTTTGAATTTGCAGCCTCCCCAGAAGACCCCATCTCTGACAGAGTGGCTGGAGTTCCTCTCCTCCAGTCCGTACGTCTGACCATCCTCTCTCTGGTCTACACGGAGGAAGTGGCTGTTTCTCTCCATGGTCACTAAATGGCGCCCTTGCCTCTCTAATATGTAAATATTAGGAATGTAACAATTTACTGATATGCATCGGTCCTGGTTCAAATGTTTGAAGATACTTGTGCATGGTTCTGCAGGAGCCCAAACCAATCCACATTAAGCGTGCGTCGATCAGAACTGATTCAAACGTTACAATCGCCATTTCACTGATGTTTTTCACTCATTGTTTTATTCCAAAAATACCTCTTCTGTGTTGTGACTGAGTTGATGCGTCCTCCTTCAGTTCAGTAGGCTATTGAACTTTTATGCGTGTAACTGCATTTGACTGTCAGATAATTGTGAGCACAGTGCAGGTAGAGACAGCTGCGTGCGCCAACTAGAGGTAGGCCTATCCATGTTCTAATAGGCCTTCAGCATTCagatgctttgaaaatggctttcACAATGTCATATCATAGGGTTTGTTAGTTGAGTGACAACTATTGTAATTTGCTGGGTCATTGTTACCAAATGCGCTGTATAATTGTTTTTTTACTGGAGTTGTGTAGTCTACCGGATTGGACAAAACTCGCATCGAACTGCTGATTGGGGTTTTCAATCATTCCGATTTTTAGATTGTTCAGGTCACCATAATAAATAGTTTGGGTAGTTTTTCTTTAAACAGTCAGTGTATTTGGTCATTTATACATGAATGGGGTAATTTCATAAAGAACCTCAATCATTTTAGCTAAAGCTCTCCATAAAATTCCAAACGTTCTAAAACATTTGCTTTTGAGACGGTTAAAATCCAACGCTGCGTTATATTAAATGCCATGCTAATTTGTAAAGAAATATTGACATAGTACAAGCTCAACATGTTTTATCTGCAAAAATGACAAGTTAATGAGTGGGTGATGGTGATTgcagataaaacatttttaaaaagtggATGGACAAAAAGCATAAATTGCCCTCACCTCTAATCtgatgatagtggggtggtagatgctcAGTCTGCCCTATGGCTCAGCTCATGTGCCTATATCATTGAGGGACTCTCAGCTCATAGAAGTAatctcagacagatccagctcagatAGGCCCAGCTCCTGAGCTCTAATCATTAGCAGATATTCTTttaaaatggaaaatgaatgtgttcatgcaacaacaaaaaatacaataTAGAGCCGAATCGCATCGATTCATTCCTCTAATCAAACAGAATTGCACCGAATCATTTAAGACTAAAACATATCGTTCCTGTATCATAtcagagcccatgtatctagatgcgtATCGAATCATTCATGAAGGGAGAGCTGCACATCCCTAGTAAATATCTCATGACTCTATCTAATGTTACTCTGTTTtgtcttctagctgtatctgTTGTCTTGTCTATGTATGGTTGTAATGATATTACGACTCACATGTAAATAAATAACATACCATTTCGGTGAAaacttttttgtttttcttcatatTTAGACTTAAAGAAAAGGTGAAAAGTAAATAAACCACGTTGTGAAGAGTGAAACTTTTATTTCTCTATCAGAGTTCAGGCTCTTTTAGTCATCAGCACCCCTATAACTACTAGAGTAGTAACTATGTACACTCTGAATTATTTTGCTCCCCGTAGGCTGACGTCATGTGGTTAGATCATCTATGGGTTGACAGACGGAGCCTACGGCTCTGTACAAAGTCAACCCTGAAAGCTGTGAAAAAGCCTGAAGAGAAATGGCCTGAGATCTGAGATGGGTCTTCAATGGCTTCCACAAGCAATGTTATTTATTTCCACCTAACTTTGTAACTTAACGTACAAGCTGTTGACAACCTGCTCTCATATTCTTGAAAAGACATGCCCTTTGGTGGTTTGTCTGAGCTACTTGGCACTTTGACTTGAGAGCCTGCTCTCCCTCTCGTTTTTCATACTGTCAGTTACCCTTCATGCTTCGCTAATCATTCCTCACCTGCTGACTTTCAATTGGCTCCCTGGGATGCAGCAGGCGGAGCCAATGTCTGAGCTGTGAAAAGTTGGTTATGTGAACGGTTTGACCCACTTCTGATCCATGTGGCAGCAGCTTCTGCAGTTATTAGGTTACATTCTCCTCGCCTCACTTTGGGGTTGGGTGGTTTGATAATCCTCTTCATAGATCAGATTCCACTCCACTGTGGACGCAAGTGAAAGGGATCATGTTTTTCTGTCTTCAATGTGATACAGTAGTCTCACCAATCAGCATCAGTCGTACTTTGTTTTTGTCCCCAGTAATAACCGTGTCTAGTGACTGGGAGCTCCCTAGCTTTCCGTAGGGCAGTTTTAAACAGACAATTACTTGTTTATGTTGTAGAGGTGTTTaacagtgtattcagaccccttaactttttccaaattgttatgaaacagccgtattctaaaatggataaacaaacatgttcttaatcaatctacacaataccccttaatgacaaagcaaaaacaggtcttaAGACATTttctcaaatgtattaaaaataaaagataCCTTgcttacattagtattcagaccctttgctatgagactcaaaattgagctcaggtgcatcctgtttccattgatcatccttgagatgtttctacaacttgattgaagtccacctgtggtaaattcaattgatttgacatgatttggaaaggcacaaacctgtctatataaggtcccacagttgacagtgcatgtcagagcaaaaaccaagccatgaggttgaaggatttGTCctttgagctccgagacaggattgtgtcaaagcacagatctggggaagggtaccgaaaaatgtctgcagcattgaaggtcccaaagaacacagtggcctacatcattcttaaatggaagaaatttggaaccacaaagactcttcctagagctggctgcccggtcaaactgagcaatcgggggagaaggggcttggtcagggaggtgtccaagaacccgatggtcactctgacagggctccggagttcctctgtggagatgggagaacctttcagaagggcaaccatctctgcagcactccaccaatgaggtctttatggtagagtggccaaacggaagccaatcctcagtacaaggcacacgacagcccacttggagttttcctaAAGGCCCtcaaaggactctgaccatggaaaaatgattctctggtctgatgataccaagattgaactctttggcctgaaggccaagcgtcatgtctggaggaaacctgccaccatccctacggtgaagcgtggcggcagcatcatgctgtgaggatatttttcagctgcagggactgggagactagtcaggatcgagggaaagatgaacagagcaaagttcagagatccttgatggaaacctgctccagagcactcaggacctcagactagggtgaatgttcactttccaacaggacaacaatgtaagcacacagccaagacaacgcaggagtggcttcgggacaagtctcaatgtccttgagacccagccagagcccggacttgaacctgatcaaaaatctctggagagacctgaaaatagctgtgcagcgatgctcaccatccaacatgacagagattgataggatcttcagagaagaatgggagaatctccccaaatacaggtgtgccaagcttgtagcaacATACCaaagaggctgtaatcgctgccaaaggtgcttcaagaaagtactgattaaagggtctgaatacttatgtaaatgtgatatttccaggtttaaaaataaatttaaaaaattgctaaaaat
This genomic stretch from Salmo trutta chromosome 32, fSalTru1.1, whole genome shotgun sequence harbors:
- the LOC115171022 gene encoding uncharacterized protein LOC115171022, with amino-acid sequence MATEAAQALLERCDHVHLDLYDGAERQEGGEAELMVPYLTESRSKQKILGRQLFVLDDMMQLLERLETTDELLNEPCPPVPGNEAHSRWKVLKSEYKEGVQEVEALISTLQDRMDKLHHKRDRLTNLVTALENKKDLSLQMGESLQTAYNALRVCEGQLAQLRMETDATLDRSADWQHLRDALQGYVEETQGVMQCRLLSVGSSELCVELRPRSCGSSSGQLEPLRLTVTWSPDDHFHLQVYQGTAGLLEVSMKGCLSHLSAALLEVMQCYTSQGEMLAEIQALHSRFAIDWRPGQRLLVFLKTASSVCNLGVEEGYPSRGTATLISVRRDGELVDNAVLQPPQKTPSLTEWLEFLSSSPYV